A region of Maridesulfovibrio sp. DNA encodes the following proteins:
- a CDS encoding amino acid ABC transporter permease: protein MNYQFDWNLVLSGQYGQWIIDGVKVTLQISAVSIVFTLLLGTIVAVMRMSKFKPFEWFSFAFVEFFRNTPLLIQIFFWYFGSYSILPEGVNEWLYDHDFEFAAGVISLTVYTAAFVAEEIRAGINSIPKNQLEASRATGLSFLQAYRYVILPQAFRIIIPPLISQSLNLIKNSSLVMTIGVMDLTYMARQIESYTFHGFEAFTVATVIYLCISLIVSLMINMYNKHFLLQIKY, encoded by the coding sequence TTGAATTATCAGTTTGATTGGAATCTGGTTCTCAGCGGACAATACGGGCAGTGGATTATCGATGGGGTCAAGGTCACCCTGCAGATATCTGCAGTGTCTATTGTATTTACACTGCTTCTTGGTACTATCGTCGCAGTTATGCGCATGTCCAAGTTCAAGCCCTTTGAATGGTTCAGCTTCGCGTTTGTAGAATTCTTCCGTAATACGCCTTTGCTGATTCAGATATTTTTCTGGTATTTCGGCTCATATTCCATCCTTCCCGAGGGGGTGAATGAATGGCTTTATGATCACGATTTCGAATTTGCGGCCGGGGTGATATCCCTGACTGTATACACTGCCGCGTTTGTGGCTGAGGAAATCAGGGCCGGGATCAACTCCATCCCCAAGAACCAGCTGGAAGCGTCCCGTGCGACCGGGCTTTCCTTTCTGCAGGCCTATCGCTACGTTATTTTGCCGCAGGCTTTCAGGATTATCATACCACCTCTTATTTCGCAGTCGCTGAACCTGATTAAAAACTCGTCACTGGTAATGACTATCGGGGTTATGGACCTTACCTACATGGCCCGCCAGATTGAATCCTATACCTTTCACGGATTCGAGGCTTTTACAGTGGCGACAGTTATCTATCTGTGTATCTCGCTGATCGTGTCACTCATGATCAATATGTATAACAAGCATTTCCTGCTGCAAATTAAATACTAG
- a CDS encoding amino acid ABC transporter permease — protein sequence MQWDVVWNNFDYFLWGAFPDGPIGGLAASIILALLGIFGAFWIGLAAGLMRLSRNRVVKSISVIYIEVIRGVPLLMLIFWFYFLAPVVLGNPLPEFHCALIAFIVFTGAYIGEIVKAGVIALPRGQMEAARGTGLSHVQAMRYVILPQALRNMIPSFVNQFVSLTKDTSLAYIIGVNELTRTATQVNNRTLSAPTEIFITIAILYFIVCYVLTWTSRRMEAHMAKYQARDR from the coding sequence GTGCAATGGGATGTAGTTTGGAACAACTTTGATTATTTTCTCTGGGGCGCCTTCCCTGACGGACCTATCGGCGGTCTGGCTGCCAGTATTATTCTGGCCTTGCTCGGTATTTTCGGTGCTTTCTGGATAGGGCTTGCTGCCGGTTTGATGCGTCTTTCCCGCAACAGGGTGGTCAAGTCCATATCTGTTATCTATATTGAGGTCATACGCGGTGTGCCGCTGCTGATGCTGATTTTCTGGTTTTATTTTCTGGCGCCGGTTGTACTTGGGAATCCCCTGCCGGAATTCCACTGTGCCTTGATAGCTTTTATCGTTTTTACCGGGGCTTATATCGGTGAAATCGTAAAAGCAGGTGTTATCGCCCTGCCGAGAGGGCAGATGGAAGCCGCAAGGGGAACCGGTCTTTCCCATGTGCAGGCTATGCGGTATGTTATTCTGCCGCAGGCTCTGCGTAATATGATTCCCTCTTTTGTAAACCAGTTCGTTTCTCTGACTAAGGATACCTCGCTCGCCTACATTATCGGGGTGAACGAGCTGACCCGTACAGCCACACAGGTTAACAACAGGACCCTGTCGGCTCCCACTGAAATTTTTATTACTATTGCGATTCTTTATTTTATTGTCTGCTATGTACTGACTTGGACCAGCCGCCGCATGGAAGCACATATGGCCAAGTATCAGGCTAGAGACCGATAA
- the deoC gene encoding deoxyribose-phosphate aldolase, which translates to MDRIDNLAPYIDHTLLNVSAVPADIERLCREAVEYDFAAVCVHPSHIARAVQLLAGERPLVCSVIGFPSGSTLPEVKMLEAMRAVEKGARELDMVVNIGALKAGDRKAFLNDIFMTVEGAGGIPVKAIIETGLLDDDQKKLACDLAVTAGASFVKTCTGFAPGCACVEDIKLMRSVVGDDAGVKASGGIKTYDQAKELLEAGASRLGTSSSLAIMRR; encoded by the coding sequence ATGGACAGAATCGACAACCTTGCTCCATACATTGACCATACTTTATTAAATGTATCGGCGGTTCCTGCGGATATTGAACGGCTTTGCCGTGAGGCGGTTGAGTATGATTTTGCGGCTGTTTGTGTTCATCCTTCCCATATAGCCAGAGCCGTGCAGCTGTTGGCAGGCGAAAGACCTCTGGTCTGTTCGGTAATCGGTTTTCCTTCAGGTTCTACCCTGCCGGAAGTTAAAATGCTTGAAGCCATGCGTGCAGTGGAAAAAGGTGCGCGTGAGCTGGATATGGTTGTTAACATAGGCGCCCTGAAGGCTGGTGACCGTAAAGCTTTCCTTAATGATATTTTTATGACGGTTGAAGGAGCCGGTGGAATTCCGGTCAAGGCCATTATAGAAACAGGACTGCTGGATGATGACCAGAAGAAGCTGGCTTGCGATCTGGCGGTGACAGCAGGGGCTTCTTTTGTTAAGACCTGCACCGGGTTTGCTCCCGGCTGTGCCTGTGTAGAGGATATCAAGCTTATGCGTTCTGTCGTCGGCGATGACGCAGGTGTTAAGGCCAGCGGGGGTATTAAAACATATGATCAAGCTAAGGAACTTTTGGAGGCCGGGGCCAGCAGGCTTGGCACTTCATCTTCCCTTGCAATAATGAGGAGATAG
- a CDS encoding precorrin-8X methylmutase: protein MSGKIELMAVARPGDIEKKSFEIIDSEVPEPRKFAGIEWQIVRRMVHTTADFELIDLVRFHPEAVASGLDALRSGCTVATDTEMARCGIPMRRMTPLGCEVRCLMNDPEVISSAKRNSTTRAHAAMDLAAHSMRPEIHVIGNAPTALIRLVELVEEGIMKPPALVVGMPVGFVNAAESKKLLMNSGGLPYITIEGRKGGSALAACVINALAKVVLAERKLSGEI from the coding sequence TTGTCCGGGAAAATAGAACTCATGGCTGTGGCAAGGCCCGGTGATATAGAAAAAAAATCTTTTGAAATTATAGATTCTGAGGTCCCGGAACCACGCAAATTCGCTGGTATTGAATGGCAGATCGTAAGACGTATGGTTCATACCACTGCGGATTTTGAGCTGATTGATCTTGTGCGTTTTCATCCCGAAGCCGTTGCTTCCGGTCTTGATGCCCTGCGTTCAGGCTGTACCGTGGCCACAGATACTGAAATGGCCCGGTGCGGGATTCCAATGCGTAGAATGACCCCCCTCGGCTGCGAAGTACGTTGCCTTATGAATGATCCTGAGGTCATTTCTTCCGCGAAGAGAAATTCCACCACCAGAGCCCATGCTGCCATGGACCTTGCTGCGCACAGCATGCGGCCTGAAATCCATGTTATCGGAAATGCGCCTACAGCTTTGATCCGGCTGGTAGAGCTTGTGGAAGAGGGGATAATGAAACCTCCGGCTCTGGTTGTGGGCATGCCTGTGGGATTCGTAAATGCTGCAGAATCCAAAAAACTGCTCATGAACAGCGGGGGGCTTCCGTATATTACCATTGAAGGGCGCAAGGGAGGCTCTGCTCTTGCCGCATGTGTTATAAATGCACTTGCGAAGGTGGTTCTTGCAGAACGTAAACTTTCCGGGGAGATATAA